One window of Neisseria subflava genomic DNA carries:
- a CDS encoding trans-sulfuration enzyme family protein — protein MKFATKAIHSSYDCDEHNRALMPPIYQNSMFALHEIGENVPYRYSRLSNPTRQVLEDTVADLEHGAAGFAFSSGMAGIDAVWRTFLRPGDTIVAVADIYGGAYDLLVDVYQKWGVNVVFADLGNPDNLDELLKAHNVKLVWLETPSNPLLRLVDIKALAAKAKAAGALVGIDNTFATPYLQQPLDMGCDFVFHSATKYLCGHSDVLMGVVVAKTKELAQPLHDMMVHTGAIAGPMDCWLVLRGIKTLALRMNAHCQNTLEIARRLEAHPAIEKVFYPGLPSHEHYELAQAQMPKGIGGVVTVYLKNDTREAANSVIKNMQLVKMASSLGGVESLVNHCYSQSHSGVPHDVKMEMGIKVGLLRFSVGIEDVDDIWNDISKALDTTL, from the coding sequence ATGAAATTCGCCACGAAAGCCATCCATTCCAGCTACGATTGCGACGAACACAACCGTGCGCTGATGCCGCCGATTTATCAAAACAGTATGTTTGCGTTGCACGAGATTGGCGAAAATGTGCCTTACCGCTACTCGCGCCTGAGCAACCCGACCCGTCAGGTCTTGGAAGACACTGTTGCCGATTTGGAGCATGGTGCGGCCGGTTTTGCGTTTTCCAGCGGCATGGCGGGGATTGATGCCGTGTGGCGCACTTTCCTGCGCCCGGGCGATACCATTGTCGCAGTCGCCGATATTTACGGCGGCGCTTATGATTTATTGGTCGATGTTTATCAAAAATGGGGTGTAAACGTTGTTTTTGCCGATTTGGGCAATCCGGATAATCTGGACGAGCTGCTCAAAGCACACAATGTCAAACTGGTTTGGCTGGAAACGCCGTCCAATCCGCTTTTGCGCTTGGTAGACATCAAAGCGCTTGCCGCAAAAGCCAAAGCGGCCGGTGCGCTGGTCGGCATCGACAACACCTTTGCCACGCCGTATCTGCAACAGCCGTTGGATATGGGTTGCGATTTTGTATTCCATTCCGCTACCAAATATTTGTGCGGCCATTCCGACGTATTGATGGGTGTAGTCGTTGCCAAAACCAAAGAGCTGGCGCAGCCTTTGCACGACATGATGGTTCATACCGGCGCGATTGCAGGTCCGATGGACTGCTGGCTGGTGTTGCGCGGTATTAAAACGTTGGCCTTGCGCATGAACGCCCATTGCCAAAACACACTCGAAATCGCGCGCCGTTTGGAAGCCCATCCTGCCATTGAAAAAGTGTTCTATCCTGGCCTGCCGTCGCACGAACATTACGAACTCGCCCAAGCACAAATGCCCAAAGGCATCGGCGGCGTGGTTACGGTTTATCTCAAAAACGATACGCGTGAAGCGGCCAATAGCGTGATTAAAAACATGCAACTGGTCAAAATGGCTTCCAGCCTCGGCGGTGTGGAAAGTCTGGTCAACCATTGCTATTCCCAATCCCACAGCGGCGTGCCGCATGATGTGAAAATGGAAATGGGCATCAAAGTCGGCCTGCTGCGTTTCTCTGTCGGTATTGAAGACGTTGACGATATTTGGAACGATATTTCCAAAGCATTGGATACGACTTTGTAA
- the folE2 gene encoding GTP cyclohydrolase FolE2 yields the protein MNAIADVQSSRDLRNLPINQVGIKDLRFPISLKSKEGEQSTVARLTMTVFLPADQKGTHMSRFVALMEKQTDALDFDTLHKLTADMVALLDSHSGKISVTFPFFRKKSAPVSGIQSLLDYDVTLTGEIKNGTYSHSLKVMVPVTSLCPCSKEISQYGAHNQRSHVTVSLIANADVGIEEIIDYVEAQASCQLYGLLKRPDEKYVTEKAYENPKFVEDMVRDVATVLIADKRIESFVVESENFESIHNHSAYAYIAYP from the coding sequence ATGAACGCCATTGCAGACGTGCAATCCAGCCGCGATTTACGCAACCTGCCGATTAATCAGGTCGGCATCAAAGACCTGCGCTTTCCAATCTCGCTCAAAAGCAAAGAGGGTGAACAATCCACCGTCGCCCGCCTGACCATGACGGTTTTCCTGCCTGCCGACCAAAAAGGCACGCATATGTCGCGCTTTGTCGCTCTGATGGAAAAACAAACCGATGCTTTGGATTTCGATACGCTGCACAAGCTGACCGCCGATATGGTTGCCCTGCTAGATTCGCATTCCGGCAAAATCAGCGTTACCTTCCCATTTTTCCGCAAGAAAAGTGCACCTGTCTCCGGCATCCAATCGCTGCTTGACTATGATGTTACCCTGACCGGCGAAATTAAAAACGGTACATACAGCCACAGCCTGAAAGTGATGGTTCCGGTTACTTCATTGTGTCCGTGTTCCAAAGAAATTTCCCAATACGGCGCGCACAACCAACGTTCGCATGTGACGGTCAGTCTGATTGCGAATGCGGATGTAGGCATTGAAGAAATCATCGATTACGTTGAAGCACAAGCAAGCTGCCAGCTCTACGGTTTGCTCAAACGCCCTGACGAAAAGTATGTAACGGAAAAAGCATACGAAAATCCGAAGTTTGTCGAAGACATGGTTCGTGATGTGGCCACGGTGTTAATTGCAGACAAACGCATCGAATCATTCGTCGTCGAAAGCGAAAACTTCGAATCGATACACAACCATTCCGCTTACGCTTATATCGCTTATCCTTAA